One Procambarus clarkii isolate CNS0578487 chromosome 15, FALCON_Pclarkii_2.0, whole genome shotgun sequence DNA segment encodes these proteins:
- the LOC138365032 gene encoding GATA zinc finger domain-containing protein 14-like — protein MGDRNTKQRTGYENNKQRTADGNTKQRTGYENNKQRTADGNTKQRTGYDNNKQRTADGNNKQRTADGNNKLRTADGNNKLRTADGNNKQRTADGNNKQRTADGNNKQRTADGNNNQRTADGNNKLRTADVNNKQRTADVNNKQRTADGNNKQRTADGNNKQRTADGNNKQTIITLSSLHPLLPPNTPG, from the coding sequence ATGGGAGATAGGAACACTAAACAAAGAACAGGATATGAGAACAATAAACAAAGAACAGCAGATGGGAACACTAAACAAAGAACAGGATATGAGAACAATAAACAAAGAACAGCAGATGGGAACACTAAACAAAGAACAGGATATGATAACAATAAACAAAGAACAGCAGATGGGAACAATAAGCAAAGAACAGCAGATGGGAACAATAAACTAAGAACAGCAGATGGGAACAATAAACTAAGAACAGCAGATGGGAACAATAAACAAAGAACAGCAGATGGGAACAATAAACAAAGAACAGCAGATGGGAACAATAAACAAAGAACAGCAGATGGGAACAATAACCAAAGAACAGCAGATGGGAACAATAAACTAAGAACAGCAGATGTGAACAATAAACAAAGAACAGCAGATGTGAACAATAAACAAAGAACAGCAGATGGGAACAATAAACAAAGAACAGCAGATGGGAACAATAAACAAAGAACAGCAGATGGGAACAATAAACAAACTATAATAACCCTATCTTCTTTACACCCTTTACTCCCTCCCAACACCCCAGGTTAA